One genomic window of Caballeronia sp. SBC1 includes the following:
- a CDS encoding acetate--CoA ligase family protein: MQPSMTLPHALDIERLVSPRSIAIIGASNDPKSISGQPMRFLMQHSYQGVLYPVNPKYADIAGVACYASIESLPTTPDLALILVAARRVPDMLRECGKKGIRYAIVYSSGFAEAGVAGAALQRECTSIAKAFGLRIIGPNCQGLVSTDTGVYAGFGAPFGVDYRPGGLSLISQSGGFGCALLLMADELGIGLRHFITTGNEADVSLLDLVDACIDDTKTSLIATYIEGLKDAGRLVEVATRALDAGKPLLAWKVGNTTDGAKAAASHTSNLGGASTLYRTAFRQTGVIEVTDVADLGDYAKAFEAGRLPGGNRIAVVTLSGGAGILITDACSERGMTLPPLSPQTLAALEPIVPSFASLNNPVDLTAGILAEPKIFADALQIIADDPGIDSIAIMAAAASGEVALAMAEAIVRVYRATNKPMMLAWNARRDMASEAYDVIEQSGVPLYATPVRCGRAFAVLSNYAQARRAQAAARLAPAPVRRHVREAHALLAESPGYLTEHAAQALLSHYGIDTPKGALARNQDEARSIARSIGFPLVIKVQSPDIPHKTEAGAVRVGIRDEAMLADAFDEIVANARHHVCGARIDGVLVQEEIRDAVEMIVGIENDPSFGPAVMCGLGGIYAEVLKDVAWRLAPVSRADAHAMIRELRAYAILNGARGKPPGDIDALADAIVAMSAMALDLAPGLKEFDINPLFVLPAGKGVRAGDALARCLPPPTAAGSEAHESEHCAQAVIDG, translated from the coding sequence ATGCAACCATCAATGACGCTGCCACACGCGCTCGACATAGAGCGGCTGGTCAGTCCACGTTCGATCGCGATCATCGGTGCGTCGAACGATCCTAAATCGATCAGCGGCCAGCCGATGCGCTTTCTCATGCAGCACAGCTATCAAGGCGTGCTGTATCCGGTGAACCCCAAATACGCTGACATTGCGGGGGTTGCGTGCTACGCAAGCATTGAGAGCCTGCCCACAACGCCCGATCTCGCGTTGATCCTCGTCGCCGCGCGGCGCGTGCCAGACATGTTGCGCGAGTGCGGCAAGAAAGGCATCCGCTACGCGATTGTCTACAGCTCGGGCTTCGCCGAAGCGGGCGTTGCCGGGGCCGCGCTGCAACGTGAATGCACGTCGATTGCGAAGGCTTTTGGCCTTCGCATCATCGGACCGAATTGCCAGGGTCTCGTCAGCACGGACACTGGCGTCTACGCAGGTTTCGGCGCGCCATTTGGCGTCGATTATCGGCCCGGGGGCCTCTCGCTGATTTCGCAGAGCGGCGGGTTCGGCTGCGCGCTGTTGCTCATGGCCGACGAACTCGGCATCGGCTTGCGGCATTTCATCACGACCGGCAACGAAGCTGATGTGAGTCTGCTCGACCTTGTCGACGCTTGCATCGACGATACAAAAACGTCGCTGATTGCTACGTACATCGAAGGATTGAAGGATGCGGGGCGGCTCGTTGAAGTCGCAACCCGCGCCCTCGATGCTGGCAAGCCGCTCCTCGCGTGGAAGGTCGGCAATACCACAGATGGCGCGAAGGCGGCCGCTTCGCATACGTCGAATCTCGGCGGTGCGTCAACGTTATATCGCACGGCGTTCCGTCAGACGGGCGTGATCGAAGTCACGGACGTGGCCGATCTCGGCGACTACGCGAAGGCGTTCGAAGCGGGACGCCTGCCGGGCGGCAACCGGATCGCCGTCGTGACGCTCTCGGGCGGCGCCGGCATTCTCATCACCGATGCATGCAGCGAACGGGGCATGACGCTTCCGCCTTTGTCTCCGCAGACGCTCGCCGCGCTCGAGCCCATCGTGCCGTCGTTTGCGTCGCTGAATAATCCCGTTGACCTGACCGCGGGCATCCTCGCCGAGCCAAAGATATTTGCCGATGCCCTGCAGATCATCGCCGACGATCCCGGCATCGACTCGATCGCGATCATGGCGGCGGCTGCGAGCGGCGAGGTCGCGCTCGCGATGGCCGAGGCGATCGTGCGTGTCTACCGCGCGACCAACAAGCCGATGATGCTCGCCTGGAATGCGCGCCGCGACATGGCGAGCGAAGCGTACGACGTGATCGAGCAGAGCGGCGTGCCGCTCTATGCAACGCCCGTGCGCTGCGGGCGCGCTTTCGCGGTGCTGTCGAACTATGCGCAGGCACGCCGCGCCCAGGCGGCGGCACGACTCGCGCCGGCACCTGTGCGCCGTCATGTCAGGGAAGCGCACGCGTTGCTCGCCGAGAGTCCGGGCTACCTGACGGAGCACGCGGCGCAGGCGCTCCTTTCGCACTATGGGATCGACACACCCAAGGGCGCGCTCGCTCGCAACCAGGACGAAGCGCGGTCGATCGCGCGGTCGATCGGTTTTCCACTTGTCATCAAGGTCCAGTCGCCCGATATCCCGCACAAGACCGAAGCTGGCGCGGTGCGCGTCGGCATTCGCGACGAGGCGATGCTCGCGGACGCGTTCGATGAAATTGTCGCGAACGCACGGCACCATGTTTGCGGCGCGCGGATCGACGGTGTGCTCGTGCAGGAAGAGATTCGCGATGCGGTGGAGATGATCGTCGGCATAGAGAATGATCCGTCGTTCGGACCTGCTGTGATGTGCGGACTCGGCGGGATCTACGCCGAGGTGCTGAAGGACGTGGCGTGGCGCCTCGCTCCGGTCTCACGCGCTGACGCGCACGCGATGATCCGCGAACTCCGTGCATACGCAATACTCAACGGCGCGCGCGGCAAGCCACCGGGTGATATCGATGCACTGGCCGACGCAATTGTTGCAATGTCCGCGATGGCACTCGACCTCGCACCGGGTCTGAAGGAGTTCGACATCAACCCGCTGTTTGTTCTGCCTGCAGGCAAGGGCGTACGCGCGGGCGATGCGCTTGCGCGTTGCCTGCCGCCACCCACGGCCGCTGGCAGCGAGGCACATGAAAGCGAGCATTGCGCCCAGGCTGTTATCGACGGATAG
- a CDS encoding acyl-CoA dehydrogenase family protein, which produces MGRQILEFDAEVDTFNSLLADITRFVREEAISRENEIEQADQVPADLVERMRELGYFGWSIPRDFGGAGLSTEQLVRGAFALSQASVAFRARVGTNTGIGSEALVADGTDDQKQRYLPLLASGLMTGAFALTEPDAGSDATALQTTARRDGDHYVLDGNKCFITNAPIADLFTVMARTDPSIPGAGGISAFLVERGTAGLSTSEPYQKMGQAGSPVGDVHFKACRVPAANLIGGIEGQGFRTTMKVLNKQRIHLAALCTGPAIRMLDEAVAYTSTREQFGKPVSDFQLVQALIAECQTEIYAARSMILDTARKRDAGEDVALEASMCKMFASEMCGRVADRAVQMLGGRGYLAGNAVERFYRDVRAFRIYEGTTQIHQLNIAKITLRRAAEAKEAQAKDSVGTTAARAA; this is translated from the coding sequence ATGGGCAGACAAATTCTTGAATTCGACGCTGAGGTCGATACGTTCAATTCACTACTCGCCGATATAACGCGTTTCGTGCGAGAAGAGGCGATTTCGCGCGAAAACGAGATCGAGCAGGCGGATCAGGTCCCCGCGGATCTCGTCGAGCGGATGCGCGAACTCGGCTACTTCGGCTGGAGCATCCCGCGCGATTTCGGCGGTGCAGGCCTTTCGACGGAACAACTTGTTCGCGGTGCGTTCGCGCTTTCGCAAGCGTCGGTCGCGTTTCGAGCGCGCGTGGGGACGAACACGGGCATCGGCTCCGAGGCACTCGTCGCGGACGGCACGGACGACCAGAAGCAGCGTTACCTGCCGCTACTTGCATCGGGGTTGATGACCGGCGCGTTCGCGCTGACCGAGCCGGATGCCGGGTCCGACGCGACCGCGCTACAGACAACCGCCCGGCGCGACGGCGACCACTATGTGCTCGACGGCAACAAGTGTTTCATCACGAATGCGCCCATTGCTGATCTCTTCACGGTCATGGCCCGCACCGATCCGTCAATCCCGGGGGCAGGCGGCATTTCCGCGTTCCTGGTTGAGCGTGGCACGGCCGGCCTTTCGACGAGCGAGCCGTATCAGAAGATGGGACAGGCGGGTTCTCCCGTCGGCGATGTGCATTTCAAAGCGTGCCGCGTGCCGGCGGCGAACCTGATTGGTGGAATTGAAGGGCAGGGATTTCGCACGACGATGAAGGTGCTGAACAAGCAGCGCATCCACCTTGCCGCGCTGTGCACAGGTCCCGCTATCCGCATGCTCGACGAAGCGGTTGCTTATACGTCCACTCGCGAGCAGTTCGGCAAGCCAGTCTCCGACTTCCAGCTCGTGCAGGCGCTGATAGCCGAATGCCAGACGGAGATCTATGCGGCCCGCTCGATGATTCTCGACACCGCGCGCAAACGCGATGCCGGCGAGGACGTCGCGCTGGAAGCATCAATGTGCAAGATGTTCGCCTCTGAGATGTGCGGGCGGGTTGCGGACCGGGCCGTGCAGATGCTCGGCGGACGCGGTTATCTCGCGGGCAATGCAGTGGAACGGTTCTATCGCGATGTCCGCGCATTTCGCATCTATGAAGGCACCACGCAGATCCATCAATTGAACATCGCGAAGATTACGCTGCGGCGCGCGGCAGAGGCTAAGGAAGCGCAGGCGAAGGACAGCGTCGGCACGACTGCTGCGCGTGCCGCATGA